From a single Raphanus sativus cultivar WK10039 chromosome 3, ASM80110v3, whole genome shotgun sequence genomic region:
- the LOC108845702 gene encoding putative cyclic nucleotide-gated ion channel 13, whose protein sequence is MGFGRDNRVRFKETLNTEHGGYGRRARPSLNAVLDNVRRGLEKGSDKIRTFKKPLSFNSHQKEEKRNASGTHKKNIINPQGSFLQNWNKIFLFASVIALAIDPLFFYIPIVDGERHCLNLHSSLEIAASVLRTFVDAFYIIHIVFQFRTAYVSPLSRVFGRGELVEDPKAIAMKYLSTYFIIDVLSILPLPQLVVLAVIPNVNEPVSLLTKDYLIAVIFAQYIPRILRIYPLYSEVTRTSGIVTETAWGGAAWNLSLYMLASHVFGALWYLISVEREDRCWREACAKRQGCDFRFLYCEENSNVVNDYLTTSCLFINPDDITNSTVFNFGIFTDALKSGIVESDDFWKKFFYCFWWGLRNLSALGQNLNTSKFVGEIIFAVSICISGLVLFALLIGNMQKYLESTTVREEEMRVRKRDAEQWMAHRMLPEDLRKRIRRYEQYKWQETRGVEEENLLRNLPKDLRRDIKRHFCLDLLKKVPLFEIMDEQLLDAVCDKLRPVLYTENSYAIREGDPVEEMLFVMRGKLMSSSEKSILNFKTEMAKKFDMSDLGLLTYYLGIEVHQSTNGIILKQDRYAQKILEETGMDACNPTHVPMEMNAKFSRALTEERIDEKEYRRTIGCLRYLLHTRPDLSFSVRVLSRYMQEPRISHGAALKMILRYLKGTSTLGLRFERNRGLKLEGFSDSSHNMDNDDGKSTTGHVFYLGNSPITWCSTKQEIVALSSCEAEFMAATEAAKQAIWLQELLSEVVGEACKRVVIRVDNKSAIALTRNPVFHGWNKHIHRRFHFIRECVENEQVGVEHIPGSEQRANILTKSLGRIKFREMRSLIGVQEVCEDGFKLKGENVDLSLKNKKA, encoded by the exons ATGGGTTTTGGCCGTGACAATCGTGTAAG GTTCAAAGAAACATTAAACACAGAGCATGGTGGTTACGGGAGAAGAGCTAGACCATCTCTAAACGCAGTGTTGGACAATGTCCGTAGAGGGTTGGAGAAAGGATCAGACAAGATCAGGACTTTCAAAAAACCATTGAGTTTCAATTCCCATCagaaggaagagaagagaaacgCTAGTGGTACACATAAGAAGAACATCATAAACCCACAAGGTTCCTTTCTACAGAACTGGAACAAGATCTTCCTCTTTGCTTCAGTCATCGCTTTAGCCATTGATCCCTTGTTCTTTTACATTCCCATCGTTGATGGAGAAAGGCATTGCCTTAACTTGCACTCCAGCCTGGAGATAGCAGCTAGTGTGCTTCGAACGTTTGTAGATGCCTTCTACATTATTCACATTGTGTTTCAGTTTAGGACAGCTTATGTCTCTCCTTTGTCCCGGGTTTTCGGTAGAGGCGAGCTGGTTGAAGATCCTAAAGCCATTGCTATGAAGTATCTCTCGACGTACTTCATCATCGATGTTCTCTCTATCCTTCCACTCCCACAG CTTGTTGTCTTGGCGGTTATCCCGAATGTCAACGAGCCGGTCTCTTTGCTCACTAAAGACTACCTGATAGCCGTCATATTTGCTCAGTACATTCCAAGGATTCTTCGTATCTACCCGCTTTACAGTGAAGTTACAAGAACATCTGGCATAGTCACTGAAACAGCTTGGGGTGGAGCTGCTTGGAACCTCTCTCTCTATATGTTAGCCAGTCAT GTGTTTGGAGCCTTGTGGTACTTAATATCAGTAGAACGAGAAGACAGATGCTGGCGTGAAGCTTGTGCGAAGAGACAAGGGTGTGACTTTAGGTTTCTCTACTGCGAAGAAAACAGCAACGTTGTAAATGATTACCTGACTACTTCCTGCCTGTTTATCAACCCTGATGATATAACGAATTCGACTGTCTTCAACTTTGGCATCTTCACTGATGCTCTCAAGAGTGGGATTGTTGAGTCAGATGATTTCTGGAAGAAGTTCTTCTACTGCTTCTGGTGGGGCCTGCGTAATCTAAG TGCACTTGGACAGAATCTCAACACGAGCAAGTTCGTTGGTGAAATCATCTTTGCTGTATCCATTTGCATATCTGGACTAGTCCTATTCGCACTACTTATAGGCAATATGCAG AAATACTTGGAGTCGACAACAGTTCGAGAAGAGGAGATGAGAGTGAGGAAAAGAGATGCAGAGCAATGGATGGCTCATCGGATGTTGCCAGAGGACCTAAGGAAACGTATCAGAAGGTATGAACAATACAAATGGCAAGAAACCAGAGGAGTCGAAGAAGAAAACCTTCTGCGTAACCTCCCTAAAGACCTCAGAAGAGACATTAAACGCCATTTCTGCCTCGATCTCCTCAAGAAA GTACCTCTGTTTGAGATAATGGACGAGCAGTTGCTAGATGCCGTGTGTGACAAGCTAAGACCAGTTCTCTACACTGAGAACAGCTACGCGATAAGAGAAGGAGACCCAGTGGAAGAAATGCTGTTTGTTATGAGAGGAAAGCTTATGA GCTCCTCCGAAAAATCAATACTAAACTTCAAAACAGAGATGGCTAAGAAGTTTGATATGAGTGACCTTGGTCTCTTGACTTACTATCTAGGGATCGAGGTGCATCAGAGTACCAACGGAATCATCTTGAAACAAGATAGATATGCACAGAAGATTCTAGAAGAAACTGGAATGGATGCTTGTAATCCTACTCATGTACCAATGGAGATGAATGCTAAGTTCTCAAGGGCTCTCACTGAAGAAAGAATCGATGAAAAGGAGTATCGAAGGACCATCGGTTGTCTCAGATATCTTCTACATACACGTCCTGATCTATCTTTCTCAGTTAGAGTTCTAAGTCGATATATGCAGGAACCACGGATCTCACACGGCGCTGCGCTAAAGATGATATTGCGGTATCTAAAAGGAACGAGCACGCTTGGTCTTCGGTTTGAAAGAAACAGAGGTTTAAAGCTAGAAGGGTTCAGTGACAGTTCACATAACATGGACAATGACGATGGAAAAAGCACAACGGGTCACGTGTTTTATCTTGGTAACAGTCCGATAACCTGGTGTTCAACTAAGCAAGAGATAGTGGCTTTGTCTAGCTGTGAAGCTGAGTTCATGGCAGCTACAGAGGCTGCAAAACAGGCCATTTGGTTGCAGGAATTGTTAAGTGAAGTTGTGGGAGAAGCCTGCAAGCGTGTGGTCATTAGAGTTGATAATAAGTCTGCGATTGCGTTAACTAGAAACCCTGTGTTTCATGGTTGGAATAAACATATACACAGAAGGTTTCATTTTATTCGAGAGTGCGTGGAGAACGAGCAAGTTGGTGTGGAACACATTCCGGGAAGTGAACAAAGAGCTAACATTCTCACCAAATCACTTGGTAGAATAAAGTTCAGAGAGATGAGAAGTCTCATTGGAGTTCAAGAAGTTTGTGAAGATGGCTTTAAGCTTAAGGGGGAGAATGTTGACTTAAGCTTAAAGAATAAGAAAGCTTAG
- the LOC108845705 gene encoding abscisic acid receptor PYL7-like, translating into MEEIILEDSEMYGPLVTAQYARLHHHHHCRENQCTSVLVKYIKALVHLVWSLVRRFDQPQKYKPFVSRCTVHGHPEIGSLREVNVKSGLPATTSTERLEQLDDDERILGINIIGGDHRLKNYSSILTVHPEMIDGRAGTMVIESFVVDVPQGNTKDETCYFVESLIKCNLKSLACVSERLAAQDITTPIATTF; encoded by the exons ATGGAGGAGATCATCCTAGAGGATTCAGAGATGTACGGTCCTCTTGTCACCGCGCAGTACGCACGGTTGCATCACCATCACCACTGCAGAGAGAATCAGTGTACCTCTGTTCTCGTCAAATACATTAAAGCCCTTGTTCATCTC GTTTGGTCTCTTGTCCGAAGATTTGATCAGCCGCAGAAATACAAACCATTTGTAAGCAGATGCACAGTTCATGGACATCCTGAGATCGGTAGTCTCAGAGAAGTCAACGTCAAATCTGGTCTTCCTGCAACTACTAGTACCGAGAGATTGGAACagcttgatgatgatgaacgcATCCTCGGCATCAACATCATTGGTGGTGATCATAGACTTAAG AACTATTCTTCAATCTTGACTGTACATCCGGAGATGATTGATGGGAGAGCAGGGACTATGGTGATTGAATCTTTTGTTGTGGATGTTCCTCAAGGCAACACCAAAGATGAGACTTGTTATTTCGTGGAATCACTCATCAAGTGTAACTTGAAGTCCTTGGCTTGTGTCTCTGAAAGATTGGCTGCTCAGGACATAACCACTCCTATCGCCACCACCTTCTGA